The Populus alba chromosome 4, ASM523922v2, whole genome shotgun sequence genome contains a region encoding:
- the LOC118059788 gene encoding uncharacterized protein translates to MPTTPTKGNRRGGQDPERNRKYRLTAKASSFHGKIPAEIPEARIRRPKTLPDLLAGRNLPAKAPDVRPKLTKVLLNVTVQGSVGAVQVLMSPESTVGELISAAIQQYKKEGRRPIIANDSRFDLHYSQFSLESLDREEKVMALGSRNFFLCQKKSGTDGASCSSASGGLTTTSSPSCSKEVEKEVAKSNGVGIHPWLKFMNFLL, encoded by the exons ATGCCTACAACACCAACGAAGGGTAACCGGAGGGGAGGACAGGATCCGGAGAGAAACAGGAAATACAGGTTGACAGCGAAAGCGTCGTCGTTTCACGGTAAGATACCGGCGGAGATACCGGAGGCCAGGATTCGACGGCCGAAGACACTCCCAGACTTGCTCGCCGGAAGGAATCTTCCGGCAAAAGCACCGGATGTGAGGCCGAAGCTAACGAAGGTATTATTAAACGTGACGGTTCAAGGCAGCGTTGGTGCAGTACAAGTTTTGATGTCTCCTGAATCCACCGTCGGCGAACTCATCTCCGCCGCTATCCAGCAGTACAAGAAGGAAGGCCGCCGCCCGATTATCGCAAACGACTCCAGATTCGACCTCCATTACTCGCAGTTTAGCTTAGAAA GTTTGGACAGGGAGGAGAAGGTGATGGCTTTGGGCTCAAGAAACTTTTTCCTGTGCCAAAAAAAATCGGGGACGGACGGGGCGAGTTGTAGCAGCGCCAGTGGAGGATTGACAACGACGTCGTCTCCGTCGTGTTCAAAAGAAGTGGAAAAGGAGGTTGCTAAAAGTAACGGCGTTGGGATTCATCCTTGGCTAAAATTCATGAATTTCTTGCTGTGA
- the LOC118060650 gene encoding cytochrome b-c1 complex subunit 9, mitochondrial, producing the protein MDYTARRNGGGVFEGLYKLIMRRNSIYVTFVIAGAFAGERAVDYGVRKLWEHNNVGKRYEDIPVLGQRPSE; encoded by the exons ATGGATTACACAGCACGGAGAAATGGAGGAGGCGTGTTCGAAGGTCTCTACAAGTTGATTATGCGCCGTAACTCCATCTACGTTACCTTCGTCATCGCCGGCGCTTTTGCCGGTGAGCGG GCTGTGGATTATGGAGTTCGTAAACTATGGGAGCACAACAATGTTGGG AAACGTTACGAGGATATTCCAGTTTTGGGGCAAAGGCCATCAGAATGA
- the LOC118060643 gene encoding histone deacetylase HDT1, with product MSSMEFWGVEVKAGEPLKVEPKDFYMIHLSQAALGESSKKGNESVPLFLKFDEKKLVLGTLSPDKIPQLSFDLVFEREFELSHNWKNGSVFFCGYQAAIPENDSDFSDDGDEIPFEKVENVKFATGTDKAAKPEKPKANPVVLSKDDESDEDDSDDDSDEDDSDGSEGMSLDEDLDDESDSEDEETPKKAEQSKKRTNDSAIKTPVSSKKAKTATPQKTDGGKAGQVTPHPAKGKAASNGKNPKTPKSGGNFSCKSCERSFGSDGALKSHSQAKHGAQ from the exons ATGTCGTCCATGGAGTTCTGGG gtGTTGAAGTCAAGGCTGGTGAGCCTCTTAAAGTGGAACCTAAAGATTTCTACATGATACATCTTTCTCAG GCAGCCCTTGGTGAGTCTTCAAAGAAGGGAAACGAATCAGTTCCCCTTTTCCTAAAGTTCGATGAAAAGAAGCTTGTGTTGGGAACCCTATCTCCTGATAAGATCCCTCAATTGTcctttgatttagtttttgagAGAGAGTTCGAGCTCTCTCACAACTGGAAAAATGGGAGTGTTTTCTTCTGTGGCTACCAAGCTGCAATTCCTGAAAATGATTCTG ATTTTTCTGATGATGGAGATGAAATCCCATTTGAGAAAGTGGAGAATGTGAAGTTTGCTACTGGTACAGATAAAGCTGCCAAGCCTGAAAAACCAAAGGCTAATCCTGTAGTGCTGAGCAAAGATGATGAATCTGACGAGGATGATtctgatgacgattctgatgaGGATGATTCAGACGGATCCGAG GGTATGTCGCTTGACGAAGATTTGGATGATGAATCCGATAGTGAAGATGAAGAGACTCCTAAGAAG GCTGAGCAAAGCAAGAAGAGGACCAATGACTCTGCAATAAAGACACCAGTGTCCTCAAAGAAGGCTAAAACTGCTACCCCTCAGAAGACAg ATGGTGGGAAGGCTGGGCAAGTAACTCCCCACCCTGCAAAGGGAAAAGCTGCGTCAAATGGCAAAAACCCCAAGACCCCAAAATCCGGTGGCAATTTCTCCTGCAAATCCTGTGAAAG GTCATTTGGCTCTGATGGTGCTCTGAAGTCGCACTCACAAGCCAAGCATGGGGCCCAGTGA
- the LOC118060632 gene encoding splicing factor U2af small subunit A, with protein MAEHLASIFGTEKDRVNCPFYFKIGACRHGDRCSRLHTKPSVSPTLLLSNMYQRPDMITPGVDAQGNPIDPRRIQQHFEEFYEDLFEELRKYGEIESLNVCDNLADHMVGNVYVQFREEEHASNALKNLTGRFYAGRPIIVDFSPVTDFREATCRQYEENACNRGGYCNFMHLKRIGRELRCQLFGSYRRRHSHSRSRSRSRSPYRHRSHEEHSHSGRGSGRRYDDREHYYESHSRRHRSTSPGHRKGRSRSPGGRRKRSLVREGSEERRAKIAQWNREREQQEETANNDVNADSSNNDNGQMQNGSGQEYQQHIPPQQGEYAY; from the exons ATGGCGGAGCACTTGGCGTCGATATTTGGAACAGAGAAAGACAGAGTGAACTGTCCGTTTTACTTCAAGATCGGAGCTTGTAGACACGGTGATCGATGCTCTCGTCTCCACACCAAACCAAGCGTCAGCCCTACGCTTCTTTTATCAAACATGTACCAGCGCCCTGATATGATTACTCCTGGTGTTGACGCCCAGGGTAACCCTATCGATCCTCGCAGGATCCAGCAACACTTCGAG GAATTTTATGAGGATTTATTTGAGGAGCTAAGAAAATACGGGGAAATTGAGAGCCTGAATGTCTGTGACAATCTTGCTGACCACATG GTGGGTAATGTTTATGTTCAGTTTAGAGAGGAAGAGCACGCTTCGAATGCGCTTAAGAATTTGACTGGGAGGTTTTATGCTG GTCGTCCTATTATTGTGGATTTCTCTCCTGTGACTGATTTCCGAGAAGCCACGTGTAGGCAATATGAGGAGAACGCATGTAACCGTGGCGGGTACTGCAATTTTATGCACCTTAAAAGAATCGGCAg GGAGTTGAGGTGTCAGTTATTTGGGAGTTACCGACGAAGGCATAGCCACAGCCGAAGCAGGAGCAGGAGCAGGAGCCCCTATAGACATCGGAGCCATGAAGAGCATTCTCATAGTGGGCGTGGTTCTGGTCGAAGATATGATGATCGGGAGCACTATTATGAAAGTCATAGCAGGAGGCATAGGAGTACAAGCCCTGGACATCGGAAGGGACGAAGTAGAAGCCCTGGGGGGAGGCGTAAACGAAGCCTGGTTAGGGAAGGCAGTGAGGAGAGGCGTGCTAAAATTGCACAATGGAATAGGGAAAGGGAGCAGCAGGAAGAAACAGCCAATAATGATGTCAATGCTGACAGCAGCAACAATGACAACGGGCAAATGCAAAATGGCAGCGGTCAAGAATATCAGCAGCACATACCACCGCAGCAAGGAGAATATGCATACTGA